TCTGATGTTGGAGGCCACGTCGATCTGTCCCTGATGGGGTCGGATTGCGTGGGTTCTCTCGTCGAAAGCGTAGGGTACGCCGTGGAGGGCCTCCACCGACAGGGCTCCTGCTATGTCTGCGGTCTTCGCTACGGTAAGGGCGTCCCAGAGGGCCAATGCTCCCAGACCGGTCAGGGCGGCGGTTCCGTTGAGCAGAGCGATCCCTTCTTTGGGATGAAGCTTTATCGGCTTGAGTCCGGCCTTGCTCATAGCCTCCAGAGCTGACATGCGAACGCCTTTGTAGAAGACGTCTCCCTCTCCGAGCATCGAGACCGCTATGTGCGAGAGGGGGCAAAGGTCTCCGCTGGCTCCCACCGATCCCTGAGAGGGGACGAGGGGAATGATGTCCAAGTTGAGGAAGTTGACCATCTGGGTGAGGGTTTCAATGGTGATGCCCGAATGTCCGGCGGTCAGTCCGTTGAGCCTTAGTAGCATGATAGCTCTGACGGTCTCAATCGGGAGGGGATCCCCTACTCCTACCGCGTGGCTTTTTAACAAGTTTTCTTGGAGAAGCTCGGTTTTAGCGCTGTCGATATTTACAGTGGAGAGATCTCCGAATCCAGTGGTTACTCCGTAGATTACTCGACCTTGATCGATCCACTGACGAATTAAGGACGAAGCTCTGTTGATTCGTCGAATAGCCTCCGTTGCGATTTCAACCTGAGCTTGATGGCGAGCTACGGCCACAAGCTCTTCGAGGGTAAGATTGTGACTATCAATGACGACAGCGGCTGTGCGGTCATACTTCATAGGATCAACCTCCAAATTTTAGGATGTAGACAAACATGTCGTTTACGATACAGAGTGCGGCTTCTTCATGCCATCCTACGCATTGAGGAAAATTCATAAAGATACTCATATGAAGTGATTATATATCCCTGCATTTCGAGGAAATAGTGTAACTATTCAGTCGCTCCAGCCAGGAATAGAATCTGACCATCGAGAGCCATAGACATGGCCTCGAATATATTGATCGAGTGCTTCTTCGCCGTAATGAGGAACGACATTATTTTGGCGTAGTCATTAGCCCCTTCCGAGGTTCGGAAGCAGCCCGATATTTTAAGCTTCGCTTTGAAGTTGCGGATGTTTCGCTCAGCCTCGTTATTGTCGAAGGGGATCGCAAAATCCCTGGAATAGAGCAGGATCTCCTCCTTATGGTCCCTAAATCTCTCCCGGAGGTTCCTGGCCTTGCCTTTTTTGGGCCTGCCTCTTGTCCCCTTTCCAATAGGTAGAGGGTTTTGGGCCAGACCGGAGGCAAGTAATTCATCGAAGGGTTTGTCGATCCTGTAGCGGCAGCAATAAGGGGAAAAACGGTCCTTACCGGCCACGATAAACGCCTTCTTCTTGTGCTGGGCCCATACCAGGAGCTTTCTCAGCTTTAAAGCCCATTCCTGGCCGGTGTTTTCGTGGATGCCTTTCAGCTCCCGAATGAGATGGGCGTTGCAGTAGACGTGGTTTACGTCAAACCCCTCGTAGGGACGCCAGAAGTCATGGACAGCTATCCCTCTGAAACAGGGAAGTATCCCGGAGGCGACCATTCCATCGTAGCCTCGCTTCTTCTCGACGGAGATATAGGCGTAGTCACGGTTACAGGCCACATGAGCCCAGCGGAGTCCTTTATCTACTCGGACCCCTGTTTCGTCGAAGTGGGCTAAGGGAAGAGCTTTGACCTTCTCCTTTATGACCTCCACAGAGGGTGCCACGGAGGATACCGCTCTTTTGACCATGTTGTAGACCGTTCCAGTGGATATAGGAAGGTTACAGGCCCCATGAAGTATGTCGTGAATGCGGTCTATGGATACGGCTCCTAAGGTATTTAGAACAGAGACCAGAGCTGTAGTCTCCGGACCATACTGGATGGTGGACTTCACGGTTACAGGTAGATGGCCCCTTATTGTCCCGTTGGACAAGGGACAGGTTCGTTTTATCGCTTGATGTTTTTCCACCGTGGTCACCAGTTTGGTATCTATTACGTATCCTGCACCGCAGGAAGCCTTATCGGCGGTTCAGACATCCTTATGTTCGCAGCTCTCGCACTGTAAGGGCAGGTGCTCAACGATTTTATCCGGCTCATGGGGAAGCTGAAGGCCACTTCCTTTATGGCCTTTCTGAGCCCCTTTACTCTTGTCGCTTTTCTTCCGGGAACTGGTCGGCTTGGGCTTTTTATAGCCGTCGCTGGAAGGAGGCTTGGAGCTGGTCTGGCTGTTTTGTTTCAGTATGGCTTCGAGCTCTGAGATTCTCTCGCTGAGGCTCTTGATTATCGCCTTGAGCATCTGGTTTTCCTCGAAGAGCTCTTCGTAGGTGGGCTTCTGAAACATGAATAGGCCTCCCTTCAGATTTATTCTGATGCCATGATATCACGTTGTAAGAAACTAAGGGACTGCTGATTTAGGAGCTAAATCAGCAGGGGGACTGAATAGTTACAATATATTTTTGTTGGTTGTCGGTTGTTTTATCGACAATATATCTGCTGCGATTATACTGACTCCGATCTTACTCCCTGTTGCGGAGGGCTTTGGGGTCGACCCGGTTCATTTCGGGGTCATTATAACCGTTGCATTGGCCATTGGTTTCGTTACGCCACCTTATGGTCCGACGTTATTCGTGGCTTCGGCCATTTCGGGCGTTCGTCTTGAGACTATCTCTAAAAGTGTTGTCCCGTTTTTTTTGTTTTAGTCTTTTGTTTGATGGTCATTACCTATGTTCCGTGGCTTAGCATGGGGCTGGTGAGAGTGATTTACGGATAATGACGGATGATACCATGCAGGATTGCCTTTTATTGACATCAGCTGTAGGTGTTTTGCCTGCATGGGTTGGGTGGTATGCTGCTCAGCGCAATTCTTCTGGATGGTGGATTTTACAGCGGGAGGCGAGCGACTCTTTATCGTCTGACGTTTTTCTACCGCATCCGTCAGTTTAGTATCTACCACTATTACGGGCGGTGTCTTCTATCTTTCGGAAAGCTCCAGCAGCACTATCTCCGGTCGGGAGCTCGTCCTTATCGGCGGCCCCCAGACCCCGACTCCGCAGGACACGTAGCCCCACGTGTCTCCGTATCGTTTCAGCCCCCAGTCCAGGTCGAACAGTGCGGAGGTGACGAACTGGAAGGGGAAGATCTGGCCGTGATGGGTGTGACCCGACAGAACCAGCGACGCCCCGGCCTCTCTCGATTCCTCTATGGACGACGGGGTGTGGTCCAGGACGACCGTAGGCAGGCCGTCGTCGGGGATCAGTGAGGCCAGCGGCGTCCTGGGTCGTCCCATCCTGGCGGACTGCACGTCCTCCCGACCGATTATCCAAAGCCGGTGGTCCAGCCGGCTCCGGTCGTCCATCAGCACCGTTATGCCGTTGCTCTCCATTATGGCCCTGGCCCTGTCTATGCCGAGGTAGTACTCGTGGTTGCCAGGACAGGCGTATGTTCCCATCGGGGCCTTCAGCTCCGCCAGTCCCGCGGCGGCTTTCTCCAGGGCGGGGCCGTCCGAGCCGTCCAATATATCGCCTGCCATCAGGATTACGTCCGGCGACAGCTCTCGGACCGAGTCGGTCACCCGTTTCAGCCAGGTCCGGGAGGTCTCCGAGTCCACGTGGAGGTCGGTCAGGAGGACCGCCCTGATCGGAGGGCCCGACAGTTCCGGTATCTCGAGCTTCAGATGTCTCACCGCTGGGAAACGGGCGTTGACCGCTCCGGCCGTCGCCATCAGGATGGAGGCGGCGGTCCATACGAGGAATATCCTTCCGTTCGCCCTGGGGCCCGGGCTATTGCCCAGGAGATAGGTTATCAGGCGGAACAGGTCCCATATAAGGGCCGGTACGACGAGAGCGGGAAGCAGCGCCATCCAGATCTCGCCTATCTGGACGAGACCGTGCCGAGCTGCCTCGGGAATTACTCCCGAGGCAGCTCTACCTATCGGCAGGGCGAGAGCTCCCAGGGCGGCCAGCCCAAGGACCGTTCGTCTGACAGAGTCGAGTGGTATCGTGCCGGCCCATCTCAGAGCCCCGTAGGAGCTGAGCCCCAGGTAGACCGTCATGAAAGCCGCTATGAACCATCTCATGGTCTAGGCCATGGAGTCTATGGTCTCTCTCACCTTGTCGACGTCGGGGCTGCGACGGTGGAGGGGGGTGTCGTCTTTTTCGTAGATCCCCAGAGAGTCCTCGAAGGTGGGACGTCCCTCCTCGCGGTATAGGATTCCCAGGGGGAAGCGCTCCGTCTCCATCGCCAGGGCCAGGGCCGCCGATCTGTCCGAGCTGTCGTGTTCGTCTCCGAGCCTGTAGGTGTGGTCCTTGAACCACTTGAAGGTGTTTATTTTGTTGAAGGAAACGCAGGGCTGGAAGACGTCCACCAGGGCGTAGCCTCTGTGCTTTATGGCTGCCTTCATCGTCTCCGCAGTGTGATCCACGTCGCCGGAGAAGGCTCGGGCCACGAAGGTGGCTCCCTGCACTATCGCCAGGGCCAGAGGGTTGACCGGCTCGCTGGATACCCCTCTGGTCTGGACCGGCGTCACCATCCCCTTGGGAGAGGTCGGAGAGGCCTGTCCCTTCGTCAGTCCGTACACCATGTTGTTATAGACGAAGTTGGCTATGTCGGGATTTCTCCTCACCGTGTGGAGGAAGTGGTTTCCCCCCTCGCCGTACATGTCGCCGTCGCCTCCCACCGCCACCACTGTCAGTTTGGGATTGGCCGCCTTTACCCCAGTGGCGTGGCTCAGGGCCCTGCCGTGGAGGCCGTTTAGGAAGTTGCACTTCATGAAGTGGGGCGTCTTGGCCGCCTGGCCTATTCCGGACACAACCACAACGTCCTCCGGGGCCATGTCCATGTCGGCCAGGGCCTTCTTGAGGGCCTCCAGTATCTTGAAGTCCCCGCATCCGGGGCACCAGGCCATGTCGGCTTCGGGGAGGTCGAATATTCTGGGATCGGTCATCTTACGACACCTCCTAACCGAGGATTCTGGAGAGGCCCTCTCGGACCTGCTCCACCGAGAACTGAAGGCCGCAGTAGTTCCTGAGGTGCCCCTGGGCTGAACGTCCCGTAACCGATCTGATCAGGTTCTCCAGCTGGCCGTCGTGGTTGCCCTCCACGAATATGAGCTCGTCGGCCCTCTCCACCGCGGCGACGACGTCCTCCGCCACGGGCCAGATCTGTCGGACCCTCATGAGGGCGGTGTCGGGAAGTTTCAGATCTATCAGGGCCTCCGAGACTATCGGTCCCGTCGATCCCCAGCATAGGACGAGCCTGGTCCAGTTTTCCGGGCCCCGGATGTCGGCGGGGACGAAGTCCTCCCTCAGGAGTTCCCCTTTTCTGAAACGTTTGTCCGACATCCTCACCCTCAGGTCGAAGTCCTCGAAGACGTGGCCTTCCTCGTCGTGTTCGTGGCTGTCGCACCCGACTATTCCTTTGCCCAGCCCCGGTACGCTCCTGGGGGATACCCCGTTCGGGACGTCCTCGTATCTCCTGTATCCCGGCCCGGAGGTCATGAGGCACTTGTCCGGTTTCGCTGCGATCAGGTCGTCGGGGTTCACGTCCCTGAAGGTGTTGAGAAGGTACTGGTCGGTCATGACGATGGACTGGACCTGATACCGATGGGCGATCTCGAAGGCTCTGGCCGTCAGGCTGTAGGCCTCCTCTATGGTCCCCGGCGCCAGCACGAGCCTTGGGAACTCTCCGTGTCCGGCGTGGACTGCGAGGTTCAGGTCTCCCTGTTCGGTTCTGGTGGCCATTCCCGTGGCGGGGCCGGGCCTCTGGGCCAGGTGCACCACCAGTGGGGTCTCCGCCACTCCCGCCAGGCTGAATCCCTCGTACATCAGGGAGAACCCTCCTCCGGAGGTGGTCACCATGGGGCTCGCCCCGGCGTAGGACGCTCCTACCGCCATGTTCACGGCGGATATCTCGTCCTCCACCTGCTCCACCGCCAGGCCGAAGTCGGAGGTGTTTTGGGCTGCGAAGGCCAGGACGCCCGTGGCGGGCGACATGGGATAGGCGGTCACGAAGTCGCATCCTCCGGCTATGGCACCCAGTGAGACGGCCTGCACGCCGTTCATGACCCTTCTACTGGACGTGTCGTCCTTTTTCGGAGGGGCCAGATCGGGGAATTTCTCCGCCATGCCTCTTCCCAGCTCCAGCCCTTTTCCGCAGGCGGAGCGGTTTTCGTCCACTATCTTGTCTCCCTTTTTGCCGAACCGGGAGAGGAAGTATTCCTCCGCCTGTTCGGTCGAGGCGTCCGCAATCCCCAGGACAAGCCCGGCGGCGATGACGTTGGCATAGACGGCTCCTCCCGCCTCCTTGGCCATCTCTCCGAGCGGAACGTCGAAAAAGGCGCAGTCCGTTTTCTCGAATTCCTCCCCTACGGACGATCGATCCGCCGCTATCACGGTGTTTTGGGTTATTCTGCGCCTTATGTTCTCTCTCACTCCGGGGCTGAGCACGACGAGCAGGTCGATTTCGTCCACCATTCCGTCCACCGGTGCCGAGGATATCCTTATCTCCGTCGAGTTGTTGCCTCCTCTGACCCGGGACATGTACTCCCTGGTGGCGAAGACGTGGTATCCCGATCTCTTGAGGACCTTGGCCAGTATGTCCTCCACGGTCTGAACTCCGTATCCGGCTCCGCCGCAGATGACGACGGAGAGGTCTTTTCCGGAAGCCATTCCCATTCCCCCTTTCGTTCGGAATCGATTACTACAGATCTCCTCCCACGATCCTACCACAGGGAGGGACTAAGAAAAAAGCGGAAAGCTCCCTTGTGCGTCGAAGATACAGGGACTATCATAAGAATTTATAGCGTTGAAGATTTCTCGGGGGGTGCGTCGAATGAGGGGGTTCGTCACCATTCTTCCGGTGGTCCTGATCATGGCTGCCGGATGGGGACTGAAGAGGTTCGACAGGATGGACCAGAGGGGAGCGGACCAGATCAACTCGGTCCTGTTCTGGTTGATAATGCCCGCCATTTTGCTGGAGGCCGGGATGGACATAGACGTCTCGGTCTTCTCCGACTGGGGCTATATATCGGTGCTGTACGGAACCTTCGCCGTGGTGGTCCTGTCGGTCTTCGCAGTGGCGTCCCGGTTGGAGCTGCCGAAAGAGAGGGCTGCCGTGTCCGTGCTGGGGGCTGTGAGGAGCAACGTCGTGTTCGTCGGTCTGCCTCTGGTATCGACTCTCATGGGAGATGTGGGAGTCGGCGCCCTGACGGTCTATCTGTCCATAGGCATGATCTTCTACAACACCTTTCCCATCGCCTGCGCTCAGATGGCGATGGAGGGCCGTTTTTCTCCGGCGTCGGTCAAGCAGGCCCTCGGCAAGGCCTTGAGAACTCCTCTCATACTGGCGGGCTTCACCGGGATAATGCTGTCGGTCACAGGGGTAAAAGATGTCTTCCCCCGGTGGTTCTTCGAGGGGCTGGAGCTTCTGACCGACTGCGGCAGCGGTATGGCGCTGCTGGTCATAGGGGCGTCGCTCCGTCTGGATAAGCTGGCCGCCGGTCTGGCCCGTTCCTGGGGCGATCTTCTGGTTAAGCTGGTGCTGTTTCCCGCAGCGATGTACGTCGGTTTCCATCTTCTGCCCCCCAGAGACCCGCTGTTGGCCAGGACCACCGTGCTGATAGCCTCTCTGTCTCCGGCCTTCAACACCTATATCCTGGCCAACGGCATGGGACTCGATTCGGATTACGCCGCCGAGTACGTGGCGACCGCGACCGTGGTGGGTATAGTCACCACGGCGGTATGGATAGAGATACTGTTTTAGATCAACAGGTCCAGTTGGATATGACGTCGATGATGACCGAGTCGACGTCCTTCATTCCCTTGACGTTCAGGGCCACCGCGTTTTCGACCGTCTTGGCGATGTCGGAGGGGTCCACCACGCCCTGGGCGCCCTGAAGGTGGTTCCCTCCGAGGACGGTCATGGCTGCAAGATAGGCCTCGGCGGCTCCGGTTGACACCTTGAGGGCGCAGGTCTCCTTGGCTCCGTCGCAGACCATTCCCACCAGGTTCCCCAGGACTATCTCCATAGCCTTTATGGATAGCTCCACCGATCCGCCAAGGAGCCTGACTATTCCCGAGGCCGCTCCCGCCCCGGCCGCTACGGCGCAGCCGCATACGGGGCTGAGCCGTCCCATACGGCTCTTTATGTAGCTCGTGCTGAGGTGGCTGAAGGCTATGGCCTCCGCCGTTTCCCTCCTGCTCTTTCCGTGAAAGTCGGCTGCCACGTACACGGGGAGGATCGCTGTTATGCCGTGGTTGCCGCTTCCGGCGCTGCTCATTACGGGGAGGGAGGCGCCGTCCATCCTGGCGTCGGCCGCCGCCGCCGCGTAGCTTCTTATCCTGGCAGCCAGGTCCCGGTCGAAGAGGTCTCCCGCCATGGATCTTACGGTACTCCCCAGGTTGAGCCCTACGTCGTGACCAAGGCCGTAGTGGGCTATCGTCAGGTTCATGTCCACCCCGGCCATGACGGTCTCCATGTCCTCGTCGTCCAGGCTCTCGGCCAGCTTCACCAGGTCGGGGTAGTCCATCTCCGCCACCTGGGAGGATACGGAGCGGGCCTTCGAGGCGGAGGTGTTCCCTTTTTCCTCTTTGAAGACCGTCTCTCCGTCTCTCTCCACCGAGACTATCCCGGTGTGGCTGTCCTCTATGACGCAGGTCGATTCGTGTCCCTCTCCGGAGACGACCGCCCTGACGTAGACTCCGTGTCTGGCCATGTCGG
This is a stretch of genomic DNA from Dethiosulfovibrio faecalis. It encodes these proteins:
- a CDS encoding HAL/PAL/TAL family ammonia-lyase, with the protein product MKYDRTAAVVIDSHNLTLEELVAVARHQAQVEIATEAIRRINRASSLIRQWIDQGRVIYGVTTGFGDLSTVNIDSAKTELLQENLLKSHAVGVGDPLPIETVRAIMLLRLNGLTAGHSGITIETLTQMVNFLNLDIIPLVPSQGSVGASGDLCPLSHIAVSMLGEGDVFYKGVRMSALEAMSKAGLKPIKLHPKEGIALLNGTAALTGLGALALWDALTVAKTADIAGALSVEALHGVPYAFDERTHAIRPHQGQIDVASNIR
- the tnpC gene encoding IS66 family transposase — protein: MTTVEKHQAIKRTCPLSNGTIRGHLPVTVKSTIQYGPETTALVSVLNTLGAVSIDRIHDILHGACNLPISTGTVYNMVKRAVSSVAPSVEVIKEKVKALPLAHFDETGVRVDKGLRWAHVACNRDYAYISVEKKRGYDGMVASGILPCFRGIAVHDFWRPYEGFDVNHVYCNAHLIRELKGIHENTGQEWALKLRKLLVWAQHKKKAFIVAGKDRFSPYCCRYRIDKPFDELLASGLAQNPLPIGKGTRGRPKKGKARNLRERFRDHKEEILLYSRDFAIPFDNNEAERNIRNFKAKLKISGCFRTSEGANDYAKIMSFLITAKKHSINIFEAMSMALDGQILFLAGATE
- a CDS encoding DUF6444 domain-containing protein, which encodes MFQKPTYEELFEENQMLKAIIKSLSERISELEAILKQNSQTSSKPPSSDGYKKPKPTSSRKKSDKSKGAQKGHKGSGLQLPHEPDKIVEHLPLQCESCEHKDV
- a CDS encoding TRAP transporter large permease subunit, whose protein sequence is MVVGCFIDNISAAIILTPILLPVAEGFGVDPVHFGVIITVALAIGFVTPPYGPTLFVASAISGVRLETISKSVVPFFLF
- a CDS encoding metallophosphoesterase, which gives rise to MRWFIAAFMTVYLGLSSYGALRWAGTIPLDSVRRTVLGLAALGALALPIGRAASGVIPEAARHGLVQIGEIWMALLPALVVPALIWDLFRLITYLLGNSPGPRANGRIFLVWTAASILMATAGAVNARFPAVRHLKLEIPELSGPPIRAVLLTDLHVDSETSRTWLKRVTDSVRELSPDVILMAGDILDGSDGPALEKAAAGLAELKAPMGTYACPGNHEYYLGIDRARAIMESNGITVLMDDRSRLDHRLWIIGREDVQSARMGRPRTPLASLIPDDGLPTVVLDHTPSSIEESREAGASLVLSGHTHHGQIFPFQFVTSALFDLDWGLKRYGDTWGYVSCGVGVWGPPIRTSSRPEIVLLELSER
- a CDS encoding thiamine pyrophosphate-dependent enzyme, producing MTDPRIFDLPEADMAWCPGCGDFKILEALKKALADMDMAPEDVVVVSGIGQAAKTPHFMKCNFLNGLHGRALSHATGVKAANPKLTVVAVGGDGDMYGEGGNHFLHTVRRNPDIANFVYNNMVYGLTKGQASPTSPKGMVTPVQTRGVSSEPVNPLALAIVQGATFVARAFSGDVDHTAETMKAAIKHRGYALVDVFQPCVSFNKINTFKWFKDHTYRLGDEHDSSDRSAALALAMETERFPLGILYREEGRPTFEDSLGIYEKDDTPLHRRSPDVDKVRETIDSMA
- a CDS encoding 2-oxoacid:acceptor oxidoreductase subunit alpha — translated: MASGKDLSVVICGGAGYGVQTVEDILAKVLKRSGYHVFATREYMSRVRGGNNSTEIRISSAPVDGMVDEIDLLVVLSPGVRENIRRRITQNTVIAADRSSVGEEFEKTDCAFFDVPLGEMAKEAGGAVYANVIAAGLVLGIADASTEQAEEYFLSRFGKKGDKIVDENRSACGKGLELGRGMAEKFPDLAPPKKDDTSSRRVMNGVQAVSLGAIAGGCDFVTAYPMSPATGVLAFAAQNTSDFGLAVEQVEDEISAVNMAVGASYAGASPMVTTSGGGFSLMYEGFSLAGVAETPLVVHLAQRPGPATGMATRTEQGDLNLAVHAGHGEFPRLVLAPGTIEEAYSLTARAFEIAHRYQVQSIVMTDQYLLNTFRDVNPDDLIAAKPDKCLMTSGPGYRRYEDVPNGVSPRSVPGLGKGIVGCDSHEHDEEGHVFEDFDLRVRMSDKRFRKGELLREDFVPADIRGPENWTRLVLCWGSTGPIVSEALIDLKLPDTALMRVRQIWPVAEDVVAAVERADELIFVEGNHDGQLENLIRSVTGRSAQGHLRNYCGLQFSVEQVREGLSRILG
- a CDS encoding AEC family transporter; this encodes MRGFVTILPVVLIMAAGWGLKRFDRMDQRGADQINSVLFWLIMPAILLEAGMDIDVSVFSDWGYISVLYGTFAVVVLSVFAVASRLELPKERAAVSVLGAVRSNVVFVGLPLVSTLMGDVGVGALTVYLSIGMIFYNTFPIACAQMAMEGRFSPASVKQALGKALRTPLILAGFTGIMLSVTGVKDVFPRWFFEGLELLTDCGSGMALLVIGASLRLDKLAAGLARSWGDLLVKLVLFPAAMYVGFHLLPPRDPLLARTTVLIASLSPAFNTYILANGMGLDSDYAAEYVATATVVGIVTTAVWIEILF
- a CDS encoding serine dehydratase subunit alpha family protein, with the protein product MFTIKEFLRQEVKPALGCTEPGAVALAVARATEALGAPVESVSVTVSDSIFKNGVAVGIPGTGGLRGNVIAAALAVVCGRSDYGLEVLKDLTEEDIRSAKTMVSENRVSLEADMARHGVYVRAVVSGEGHESTCVIEDSHTGIVSVERDGETVFKEEKGNTSASKARSVSSQVAEMDYPDLVKLAESLDDEDMETVMAGVDMNLTIAHYGLGHDVGLNLGSTVRSMAGDLFDRDLAARIRSYAAAAADARMDGASLPVMSSAGSGNHGITAILPVYVAADFHGKSRRETAEAIAFSHLSTSYIKSRMGRLSPVCGCAVAAGAGAASGIVRLLGGSVELSIKAMEIVLGNLVGMVCDGAKETCALKVSTGAAEAYLAAMTVLGGNHLQGAQGVVDPSDIAKTVENAVALNVKGMKDVDSVIIDVISNWTC